AGTGACGCAGCTCGACCGACTCCATCAATGCCCAGTATAGTGCGATGAAAATCGGCATCTGTAGAATCAAAGGTAAACAGCCACCCAGTGGGTTCACTTTCTCTTTCTTGTACAGTTCCATCATCTCTTGGCTCATGCGCTGACGGTCATCGCCAATACGCTCACGCATCGCTTGCAGCTTAGGCTGAAGCATACGCATTTTCGCCATCGAGGTGTACTGTGCCTTGGTTAGTGGGTACATGGCACCACGAACAATGAAGGTCAAACAGATGATGGCCACACCCCAGTTGCTAACAAAGCCTTGGATGAATGACAGTAAGGTATGCAGCGGTTTTGCGATAAACCATAGCCAGCCGTAATCGACAACCAGGTCAAGGTTCGGTGCTACTTCTGCCATTTGGTCTTGCAGTTTTGGACCGACCCAAAGCGTGGCTTCGAACTGAGCGGTATCGCCGTCGGCAATCGTCTTGTTCGGCATGCGAACACCGATATCACCTAGGTTACCAATCACGCGAGTGTACAGGCTTGTGCCTGGCTCGTTGCGCGGGATCCAGGCTGAGGCGAAGTAGTGCTGGATCATCGCAGCCCAACCTTGACCGTTGGTCAGGTTAAGCGACAGATTGCGATCTTGCATGTCGTCAAAGCTGTATTTCTTATAGCGAGTATCTTCGGTTGAGTACGCACCGCCACGGTAGGTTGGCATTGTGATGCTACCGCCAGCGTCAAGTAGGTTCTGACGTAGGTGAGCATACATACCAAATGTTGCGTTGCTGCCTGACTTGTTGACGATATCGTACTGAACGTCAACGGCGTAGCTACCACGCTTCACAATGAATGTTTTAGTGTACTCTAAGCCGTTGGCTGAGAAGGTCATTGGAATGCGTAGTTCATCCTGGCCTTCAGCTAATACAAAGCTGTCTGCGCTCACAGCGTAAGCTGGGCGATTGGTACTGCTCAAATCGATGCCTTGAGGGCCCACTAGGCCGCTTTGGGCGATAAACTGGTGGCCAGCTTCGTTTTTCAACAGAACGAATGGGTCCTCTGAATCAAGCTCGTTTGAATATTGATTGAGGTCTGCATTAATGACATCGCCGCCCACCGTATCAATCGACAGAGTCAATACATCAGTGGTCACGGTAATCGTTTTTGCAGAAGCTTGTTGCGTTGGAGCTGGGTCTAGCTCGTCGGCAAAAGATGGTGCAGGAAGAGTACTGCTTGATTGAGCCTGCTCAACCGGCTGAGGCGTAGGATTCTTTGCAACTTGCCATTGCTGGAACAATAAGAAAGAAACCAGTGCTAGCGCGAT
The sequence above is drawn from the Vibrio sinaloensis genome and encodes:
- the yidC gene encoding membrane protein insertase YidC — protein: MDSQRNILLIALALVSFLLFQQWQVAKNPTPQPVEQAQSSSTLPAPSFADELDPAPTQQASAKTITVTTDVLTLSIDTVGGDVINADLNQYSNELDSEDPFVLLKNEAGHQFIAQSGLVGPQGIDLSSTNRPAYAVSADSFVLAEGQDELRIPMTFSANGLEYTKTFIVKRGSYAVDVQYDIVNKSGSNATFGMYAHLRQNLLDAGGSITMPTYRGGAYSTEDTRYKKYSFDDMQDRNLSLNLTNGQGWAAMIQHYFASAWIPRNEPGTSLYTRVIGNLGDIGVRMPNKTIADGDTAQFEATLWVGPKLQDQMAEVAPNLDLVVDYGWLWFIAKPLHTLLSFIQGFVSNWGVAIICLTFIVRGAMYPLTKAQYTSMAKMRMLQPKLQAMRERIGDDRQRMSQEMMELYKKEKVNPLGGCLPLILQMPIFIALYWALMESVELRHSPFFGWIHDLSAQDPYYILPLLMGASMFLIQKMSPTTVTDPMQQKIMTFMPVMFTFFFLFFPSGLVLYWLVSNIVTLIQQTLIYKALEKKGLHSK